The genomic window ACATACGAAACGTTTGTTCGGGCCATGTGCCCGGACGGTTACGGGTGGGAAACATGGGTGCTTTTGTCCTTTCATGCGCCGTCCCAGCGGGCACGGCGCATGTCCACGCGCCGGCCGTCGGGACGCAGCGGCGTGCCCTCGACGCGGTATTCCTCCAACGCGCGGACCTCATGCCCCGACGGCGGGGATCCGTCGGCGCGCAGCACCCGCCACCAGGGAACACCGCCGCCGAAATGGGCCATGACCCGTCCGACCTGCCGCGGCCCGCCGGTCCCGACCATCTCGGCGACGTCGCCGTACGCCATGACCTTGCCGGGCGGGATGCGCTCCACGGTGTCCAGCACGGCCTCGGCGTAGTCATCGGGGTCCATGCCGCCGATTGTCGCTCATCACCCTCCTCCCCGACCAAGCCCAACTCCGCCCTGTGGATAACCCGCCCCCACGCCGGACGATCTCGCCGTCCAGGCGGCGGGCGCACGGCTCGCGGCGTGCGCAGGCGGACGCCGGGACGGCCCTCAGTCCTCGGGCCACACCGTCTCGCGGCGTCGGCGAAGCAGAATCGGAATCGCGGCGAACATGCCGAGCGCGGCCAGCGCGGCGGTCGTGATCGTCGTGACGACCACGGCGGTGCTGCGGTGGACGACCATCACGGGCTCCGAGGATCCGGCGGCGAAATGCCTACCGGCGGGAAGGCCGAAGTCGGAGCCGTGATGGCCTGCCAACGCGTCGGACGCAACCAGCGCGGCGTACGCGTCCACCCGTCCGAACCCGACGCCGGTGTCGTAGCCGCGCTTCGGCCGGTGCTGCGTGCCGGTCGTGATCGCCTGCTCGACCAGCGCGGGCGCGAGGTGCGGGTGCCGAGCACGGATCAAGGCGGCCACACCCGACACGAACGCGGTGGCGGGACTGGTGCCGTCGCCGACCCAGTACTGCCCGCCCGGCCCCGCCCCGATGATCCGGACGCCGGGCGCCGAGACGACGACGGCCGAGTTGCGGTTGGAGAAGCCGGCGTGCCGCCCGTTCGCGTCCACGGCCGCCACCGAGATGACGCCGGGGAAGGACGCCGGATAGGTGAACTTCGTCGCCGCCCGCACCGAGCACCCCGACCGCTCCATCTCCTCAGCCCCGCTCAGCCGCACCGAACCGCTCGGGCGCGCGGCGCTGTGCGGCTGGACGGGGCTGGGGGCGCAGGCGGGGCGGGACGGGCCGGGCGTGCGCGTGTCCTCGCCGTTGTTGCCCGCCGCGGCGACCACGACCGTTCCGTGGGCGAGCGCGTAGGCGACGGCCTCGCGTTCGGCGCGGGTCGGGTAGGAGCGGCCGAGCGACAGGTTCAGGACGTCCGCGCCGTGGTCCACCGCGTAGCGGATGCCCGCGGCGATCGTGCCCGCGAAGCGCGGCTCGCGGGTGAAGACGGTGAAGCCCGGCTCGTCGCGCTCCAGGATCACGCGGACGGAGAGCAGCCGCGCCTCGGGGGCCACGCCCGTGACGCCGTCGGCGTCGCCCGGGCCGTGGCCGTGCCCGGCGATGATCGAGGCCATGTTCGTGCCGTGGACGCGGCGCGGCAGGGTGCCGGGCGGGTTCGCGCCCTCGGTGTAGTCGGGGCCTTGGGTGACGGAGCCTGCGAGGTCGGCCTGTGCGCCGTCCACACCGGAGTCGAGGACGGCCACCGTCACGCCCGCACCCCTCGTCAGCCGCCAGGCGCGCGGTACTCCGAGGGCGTCGAGGACGGGTGCCATCGCGTTGCGCACCTGGTCGGCGCGCACCGGACCCGCGACGCATGCGACGAGCAGCACGACCGCCGCGACGGCGCACCCGATGCCGCGCGCCGCCCGTCCCCGGCGCCTGCTTTCCATCCGTCGGCAGAAAGAGAACTCGCCGGCCGGGTGGCCGAGGGACCTGATTTCTATCGACCGACCGAAAGGGAGGCTTCGCGGCGGGCGCCCGGCGAGCGGAATTTCTTCCGGCCGAACGTTAGGAGCCGTCTTTGTCGGGAGACCGGCCGGGACAATTCCTGTCGGACGATCGGAAGGCAGAGCCTCTCTCGGTCGGCCGGTGGGAAAGGCGGCCGGGCGGCGCGGCGTCAGCATGAGAAATGCCTGTCGTCGCACGTCAGCGGGACGGGCCTGGTCAGCGGCGTGAGGATCCCCGACGCGAGCCGGCGCGTCAGCGTGATCAGGTCGGGCTGAGGATGCCCGCGGCGCGGGCGGCCGTCCGCGTAACCGGCCGTCGCCGCGACGACGTAAGGGCCGTCGTTACCGATGGCGGTGGTCTGCCGCGCCTTGTCCGTGAAATGTCCGGCCAGTGAGCCCGCGAACGTCAGCGCCCGGACGCCCAGGACCGCGCCGTGCGGCGTAAGGCTCTCGGCCGCGCGGCGGGCTCGCGCCGCGTCCGCCAGCACGACCACGCCGACCGTCACCCCCAGACCCTGCGACTGGTCCAGGTAGGTCGCGCGCAGGACGGCCCGGCAGCCCAGCGCGTCCAGCGCTTTGACCATCGCCGCGTCCACGCCGGACGCGCAGCCGGTGCCGGATGCGATGCCGAGGCGGCGCGCCGTCGCCCGCGCACCGTCCAACGTGTACGGAAGCGACGCGGGGAAGATGCGCCCGGCGGGCCACGTCCGGTACCGCGCGGCGATCTCCGCCGACCGCGCCGCGACGGCCTCGGCCCGCGTCGGCGACCGCGTCAGCTCGGCGGTCAGCCGCGCCACCGACAGCGCGAGCGCGACCGCGCACCCGACCGCGACGGCCACGACGAGCGCGGTCGGCGTCCGGCGCACGGCCCGCCCGGACGGCGGCGGCTCCACATCGGGAGCGGAGATCTCGGCGCGCGACACGAGCGGAGCGTAACGGACCTCATACCGGAGGGGAATCGCCCGGCGGCGGCGAATCCGCCAGCTAGCGCCGCAGGCGACCCGCCCCGCCCGGCGTCCACCGACCCGCCGTCCCCGGCGGAGACGGCTCAGCCGGGCCGCCGCCCGCGGAGAATCCGCCATCCCGGCGGAGGCGAATCCGCCGTGCGGGGTTAGTCAGCCGTGTCCGGCGGAGGACCTGCCCTGTCCGGCGTTTCCGGCGGGGAATCCGCTGTGTCCGGGGGCGGCGGGACGATCGTTTCCGGCGGGTCCGGAGGCAGGGGTCGCGGAGATGCTGTGCCGGGCAGGGAATCCGTCATGGTCGGCGGAGGGCCGGCCATGCCAGGTGGGGAAGCCGGGGGTGGGCCCGTCATGAAAGGTGCTGTGGCCGGACGCGGGTGACGCCGGAACAGCGTCAAGGCGATCAGGACTCCGGCCGCCGCGCCGCCCACTCCCCCGACGATCACGAAGACGATCAGCGGTTTCATCCAGGCCGGACGGTCGATGATCGCCACCGGGCCGGACGGGCCGCCGAAGCGCTCGGCCGCCCGCTTGCCGGTCTGGGGCGGGGAACCCGCGAGGCGCGCGGCGGCGGTCAGGGCGCGGGCGGCGCCCACCTCGCCATAGCCGACGTCGGGCGTGTAGCGTCCGCCGCCCTGCGCGCTCTGCACGAGGGCCTGCGCGACGAGCGCGGGCGCGAGCCCGCGGTGCTCCGAGCGGATCAGGGCGGCGATGCCGGACACGACGGCGCTCGCGTCGCTCGTCCCGGCGCTGACGAAGTAGGCCTTGCCCGGACCCGCGATCGTCAGGCCCTCGCCGGGCGCGGCGACGAGCGCGGAGTAGTTGCGGTTGGAGAACTCGGCGCGCGTCCGGCCCTCGGTCGTCGCCGCGACCGCGATCACGCCGGGGTAGGACGCCGGGTAGGAGTAGGGCGCGAAGCCGTCCTGGTCGAGGCCGCCGAGCTTGTCGCCGTCGTTGCCGACCGCCGACACGACCACGACGCCCTTGTTGATCGCGTAGGCGATCGCGGCGCGTTCGGCGGGGGCCTCGCCGGTCCGGCCGAGCGAGAGGTTGATCACGTCCGCGCCGTGGTCGGCGGCGTACCGGATGCCCTGCGCGACCGAGTTCCGGTCCGCCTCCGTCGACCGGTAGCGCGCGTATCCGGGGTCCTCCGGCTCGGCGAGGACGCGGATCGCGAGGATCTTGGCCTGCGGCGCCAGCCCGATCACGCCCGACCCGTTCCCAGGACCGTGCCCGTGGCCCGCGATGAGGGACGCCATGCCGGTGCCGTGCAGGCGTTTGGGCTTCGTTCCCCGGTCGGCGTCCTTGATCATGTCGGGGCCGGTGGTGACGGACCCGGCGAGGTCGGCGTGCAAGGGATCGACGCCGCTGTCCACGACGGCCACCGTGACTCCGGCGCCGCGCGTCGTCCGCCACGCCTTGTCCGCCTCGATGAGCCGCAGGAAGCCGTACTGCCGGTCGCGGATCCCGTCGGCGGACGCGGGAACCTGCGGCAGCAGGGCGAGAGCGGCGGCGAGGAATGCCGCGCCACGGACGAGACGCATCGTCAGCACCGCCAATCGGCGCCGCCGCACGACGGCAGCGGACGGGCCGCCAGCGTCCGCCCGATCTGCGCCGCGAGCTGCGGCGCGATACCGAACGGGTCGCCGGGCAGCGGCTTGGTGACCGTGCTCGCGGGACGTCCGTCGAACAGGCCGGAAGCGGTCAGCAGAAGGTACGGCCCCGCGCGGGTCGAGGTGCGGTTCATGCGGGACGCGTCGGTGAACGGCGCCGAGGACGTCCCCGGGAAGGCCGCCGCGCGCACCGCCGGGCCGATGCGCCCGTCACCGTCCCCGGACGACGCCTTCTGCAGCTCGCGGAACGCCCGGTCCGCCCCGGACGGGTCGGGGAACGCGACGACGGCGACGGTCGTCACGACGCCGCCCAGCGCGTCCGCGTAGGTGGCGCGCAGCGCGGCGCGGCAGCCGTTGGCGGTGAGCAGCGCGGCGATCTGCGCGTCCACGGCGTCCGGGCAACCGGTGTCGGGCAGGATCCCGAGCCGCCGCGCGGTCTCGCCGGGCCCGCCGCCGGGCTGGTAGGGCAGCGTGCCGGGGAAGATCCGGCCGGCGGGCCAGGCGGACCAGCGGCGGGCCACGTCCCGGTTCGCCGCGCGCTCCAACTCCGCCGCCGTCGGGTCGCGGTGCAGCGTCAGCCAGCCCGCCACCACGGAGACCCCGGCGGTCAGCAGCAGGCAGGACGCCACCGTGATCGCCGCGACCGCCCACTGGCGGGCCGTCAGGCCGAGCCGCGTCGGCGGGGGCGTCCACGGCGCGTCGGGGG from Actinomadura rubteroloni includes these protein-coding regions:
- a CDS encoding S8 family serine peptidase, whose amino-acid sequence is MESRRRGRAARGIGCAVAAVVLLVACVAGPVRADQVRNAMAPVLDALGVPRAWRLTRGAGVTVAVLDSGVDGAQADLAGSVTQGPDYTEGANPPGTLPRRVHGTNMASIIAGHGHGPGDADGVTGVAPEARLLSVRVILERDEPGFTVFTREPRFAGTIAAGIRYAVDHGADVLNLSLGRSYPTRAEREAVAYALAHGTVVVAAAGNNGEDTRTPGPSRPACAPSPVQPHSAARPSGSVRLSGAEEMERSGCSVRAATKFTYPASFPGVISVAAVDANGRHAGFSNRNSAVVVSAPGVRIIGAGPGGQYWVGDGTSPATAFVSGVAALIRARHPHLAPALVEQAITTGTQHRPKRGYDTGVGFGRVDAYAALVASDALAGHHGSDFGLPAGRHFAAGSSEPVMVVHRSTAVVVTTITTAALAALGMFAAIPILLRRRRETVWPED
- a CDS encoding MGMT family protein; amino-acid sequence: MDPDDYAEAVLDTVERIPPGKVMAYGDVAEMVGTGGPRQVGRVMAHFGGGVPWWRVLRADGSPPSGHEVRALEEYRVEGTPLRPDGRRVDMRRARWDGA
- a CDS encoding S8 family serine peptidase, which encodes MRLVRGAAFLAAALALLPQVPASADGIRDRQYGFLRLIEADKAWRTTRGAGVTVAVVDSGVDPLHADLAGSVTTGPDMIKDADRGTKPKRLHGTGMASLIAGHGHGPGNGSGVIGLAPQAKILAIRVLAEPEDPGYARYRSTEADRNSVAQGIRYAADHGADVINLSLGRTGEAPAERAAIAYAINKGVVVVSAVGNDGDKLGGLDQDGFAPYSYPASYPGVIAVAATTEGRTRAEFSNRNYSALVAAPGEGLTIAGPGKAYFVSAGTSDASAVVSGIAALIRSEHRGLAPALVAQALVQSAQGGGRYTPDVGYGEVGAARALTAAARLAGSPPQTGKRAAERFGGPSGPVAIIDRPAWMKPLIVFVIVGGVGGAAAGVLIALTLFRRHPRPATAPFMTGPPPASPPGMAGPPPTMTDSLPGTASPRPLPPDPPETIVPPPPDTADSPPETPDRAGPPPDTAD